A portion of the Candidatus Poribacteria bacterium genome contains these proteins:
- a CDS encoding cytochrome c translates to MKHLAVVIVMIAIWLNGLIWLGNQIDPSTKYQSAVEYKYARYCAGCHGNNGQGSGRIGRFKKLDPADLTDNSLWEMHDDEQLLESINAGKDDMPAFYYYLSDEEQREILDYIKETFRP, encoded by the coding sequence ATGAAACATCTTGCCGTTGTTATCGTCATGATTGCTATCTGGCTCAACGGGTTAATTTGGTTGGGCAATCAGATCGATCCGAGTACGAAGTATCAATCGGCGGTCGAATACAAATACGCCCGATACTGTGCGGGCTGCCACGGAAACAATGGACAAGGTAGTGGCCGTATTGGTCGTTTCAAAAAGTTGGATCCGGCAGACCTAACTGATAACAGTCTCTGGGAAATGCACGACGATGAGCAACTGCTAGAGAGTATCAACGCAGGAAAGGACGATATGCCAGCGTTCTACTACTACCTCAGTGATGAAGAGCAACGGGAAATCCTTGACTATATCAAGGAGACATTTCGTCCTTAA
- a CDS encoding cytochrome ubiquinol oxidase subunit I, which yields MKVSKKNLYLILGCVLVVYVFLAIAPVFAQDATEAEYRPFPKIGSRNAAWIAAQLHLLFGSFILGVPMFAVIIEFIGWKTKDMRYDRMAQEFIKLCMGAFSTTALLGGVLVFILIWCYPKVMSKLSGIFGPTMIFYVVLFFGETFTLYLYSYGWDKMQGRHKGWHLFLGVLLNVFGTAIMFVSNAWLSYQTSPATQYGVLSEGRRKSWIEERLAADPALTPESAMEGVTSHTMVPLHNETTGEFMGTVWDAVNNFTWMPINIHRLVGNIAFGGSIVAAYAAFRFLVAKTKEDKAHYDWMGYTGNFIALCGLIPLPFLGYWLGREIYMFNNTMGINMMGSLFSWLFIIQAVMIGVLFIGANYYLWSGMGRIDGAEIYARYRPYMITIIVICVAIWMTPRTLSKISTASELSAMGGANHPHLGLFGLMTAKNTAVNIIILTTFLSFLFYRRSGKTPTASWGKVGNIAISSIFFLATVSIVVIGIVGFTVPTDLRVNVLTPYQVLVALAVMAVVTVVDIFMYRKATTSGTIQWGEMTDRSQYVLILLAITFTSLMGLMGYARSGLREAWHIFGVMQDTSADAFTPLLSEAVNIVAIIMVAFFALVGFIFWLGLWGEKKKEEKAAIAEAVVAAESDD from the coding sequence ATGAAAGTATCAAAAAAGAACCTCTATCTCATACTTGGCTGCGTCCTCGTTGTTTATGTCTTCTTGGCGATTGCACCCGTGTTTGCCCAAGACGCAACCGAGGCAGAATATCGTCCCTTCCCAAAAATTGGCAGCCGGAATGCGGCATGGATCGCTGCGCAGCTCCACCTCTTATTCGGATCCTTTATTCTCGGTGTCCCAATGTTTGCCGTTATCATTGAATTTATCGGCTGGAAGACGAAGGACATGCGATACGACCGGATGGCACAAGAGTTTATTAAACTCTGTATGGGCGCGTTTTCGACAACTGCCTTACTCGGTGGTGTACTCGTCTTCATACTGATATGGTGTTATCCGAAGGTGATGTCGAAACTCAGTGGTATATTTGGACCGACGATGATCTTTTATGTCGTTCTGTTCTTCGGCGAAACTTTTACGCTTTACCTCTACTCCTACGGATGGGATAAGATGCAGGGACGGCATAAAGGGTGGCATCTTTTCCTCGGTGTACTTCTCAATGTTTTCGGCACTGCGATTATGTTTGTCTCTAACGCATGGCTGAGTTACCAAACCAGCCCGGCAACCCAATACGGCGTACTCTCTGAAGGACGAAGGAAGTCTTGGATAGAAGAGCGGTTGGCTGCTGACCCAGCACTAACACCTGAAAGTGCCATGGAGGGTGTTACAAGCCATACAATGGTACCCCTCCATAACGAGACAACAGGGGAGTTCATGGGAACCGTTTGGGATGCCGTCAACAACTTTACGTGGATGCCCATCAACATCCATCGACTCGTTGGGAACATTGCCTTCGGCGGTTCTATTGTCGCTGCTTATGCGGCGTTCCGATTCCTCGTCGCGAAGACCAAAGAGGACAAAGCGCATTACGATTGGATGGGATATACCGGCAACTTTATCGCACTTTGTGGACTCATACCGCTGCCTTTCCTCGGCTATTGGCTCGGTCGGGAAATCTACATGTTCAATAACACGATGGGCATTAACATGATGGGAAGCCTATTTTCGTGGTTATTTATCATTCAGGCAGTGATGATTGGTGTGCTTTTCATTGGCGCGAATTACTATCTCTGGTCAGGCATGGGAAGGATTGATGGTGCGGAAATCTATGCGCGCTATCGTCCGTACATGATTACGATTATTGTCATCTGTGTCGCAATCTGGATGACACCCCGCACACTCTCTAAAATCTCAACTGCCAGTGAACTGAGCGCAATGGGCGGGGCAAACCATCCACACCTCGGACTCTTTGGGTTGATGACCGCCAAAAATACGGCTGTTAATATCATTATCCTTACGACTTTCTTGAGTTTCCTGTTTTATCGCCGTTCCGGAAAGACACCAACAGCGAGTTGGGGAAAAGTTGGGAATATCGCTATCTCTTCGATCTTCTTCCTCGCGACTGTCTCAATTGTCGTTATCGGTATCGTCGGATTTACCGTTCCAACGGACTTGCGCGTCAACGTACTAACACCCTATCAGGTTCTGGTTGCCCTTGCCGTTATGGCGGTTGTTACTGTCGTTGACATCTTCATGTACCGCAAAGCAACCACATCCGGCACCATTCAGTGGGGAGAGATGACAGACCGTTCACAATACGTCTTGATCCTCCTCGCAATTACATTTACATCGCTTATGGGACTCATGGGTTATGCCCGATCGGGTCTGCGAGAAGCGTGGCATATCTTTGGAGTTATGCAAGATACATCCGCTGACGCGTTTACGCCGCTCCTCAGTGAAGCGGTGAATATCGTAGCGATTATCATGGTCGCTTTCTTTGCCCTCGTCGGATTTATCTTCTGGCTCGGTTTGTGGGGCGAAAAGAAGAAGGAAGAAAAGGCAGCTATCGCTGAAGCGGTTGTTGCTGCTGAAAGTGATGATTAG
- a CDS encoding c-type cytochrome, producing the protein MSKNTLIKIASLILMVVSFIAYIAGASAFPIASENLLPWSAWFLISVVLNIVLWSNVMKLLTFSLAVIWFYAFVASLVPESSTAVSLTELDWSDPDAVAEQGALVFNGKGQCAACHTVDPSAPPGRCPDLTDIGITAANRVPGMAAKDYLIESLYEPEKYLVTGYGKIMPPVWKAPIALSKLEIEAVIAYLQSQGGEIDPTPFEEPIDRADTAVAAAALPPLLTGDPELGKKVFVSAACISCHAVQGIESPAAGETTTDFEVVTAPDLSEIAAFNDMRYLEESVLLPAAQIVSGYGAVTVRANGITYQGTLVSQDTEQIVVRTKTADGVEEEHTILLSDLDEEPIEELSNLQAKGYLTLTLTPADAEAPVTGEIVSETDETVTLKVNDEDKTFSKTDVKSMMTVVTFDGDEIVGEHVSGTMDDDEIVLIVDGSEEIFDTFDLEEVTFTRASGKKLLITSPMPENFPLLLSVSDMTNLLSFLSTLTGATAEEAPAETDDASAE; encoded by the coding sequence ATGTCAAAGAACACGCTCATAAAAATCGCGAGTCTAATCTTAATGGTGGTGAGTTTCATCGCCTATATTGCTGGAGCATCTGCGTTTCCAATTGCCTCGGAGAATTTGCTCCCTTGGTCAGCGTGGTTCCTCATCTCGGTGGTTCTAAACATCGTCTTGTGGTCCAACGTCATGAAATTATTGACGTTCTCGCTTGCTGTAATATGGTTTTATGCTTTTGTGGCAAGCCTTGTGCCAGAAAGTTCCACAGCAGTGAGCCTGACTGAATTGGATTGGAGCGACCCCGATGCAGTTGCTGAACAGGGTGCCTTAGTCTTTAACGGCAAAGGGCAGTGTGCTGCCTGTCATACCGTTGATCCCTCCGCACCACCTGGGAGATGTCCGGATCTCACGGACATCGGTATTACCGCAGCAAACCGCGTCCCCGGCATGGCAGCAAAAGACTATCTCATCGAGTCGCTTTATGAACCCGAAAAATATCTCGTCACCGGATACGGCAAGATTATGCCGCCGGTTTGGAAAGCGCCGATTGCGCTCTCTAAATTAGAGATTGAAGCCGTTATTGCCTACCTTCAGAGTCAAGGTGGCGAAATTGATCCGACGCCATTTGAGGAGCCTATAGATAGGGCGGACACCGCAGTAGCCGCCGCCGCACTTCCGCCATTGCTTACAGGCGACCCCGAACTCGGCAAAAAAGTTTTTGTGAGTGCAGCGTGTATCTCGTGTCATGCGGTTCAAGGTATAGAAAGTCCGGCAGCGGGTGAAACAACGACCGACTTTGAAGTTGTCACTGCCCCGGACCTCTCCGAAATTGCTGCTTTTAACGATATGCGGTATCTTGAGGAGTCAGTCTTACTGCCGGCCGCACAAATTGTGAGTGGTTACGGTGCGGTCACCGTCCGCGCCAACGGAATAACCTACCAAGGCACGCTCGTCTCGCAAGATACCGAACAGATCGTCGTTCGAACGAAAACTGCCGATGGCGTGGAAGAAGAACACACGATTTTACTGAGCGATCTTGATGAGGAGCCAATTGAAGAACTCAGCAATCTACAAGCGAAAGGGTATTTGACCTTGACGCTAACACCCGCGGATGCGGAGGCGCCGGTAACAGGGGAAATCGTTTCTGAAACTGACGAGACGGTGACTCTTAAAGTAAACGACGAAGATAAAACGTTTTCTAAAACGGATGTCAAAAGTATGATGACCGTTGTCACTTTTGATGGTGACGAAATTGTTGGTGAGCACGTTTCTGGCACAATGGACGATGACGAAATCGTCCTAATCGTTGATGGAAGTGAAGAGATATTCGATACGTTTGATCTTGAGGAAGTTACCTTTACCCGCGCCTCTGGGAAAAAATTACTGATTACTTCACCGATGCCTGAGAACTTCCCGCTCCTGCTATCTGTATCGGATATGACCAATTTGCTCTCTTTCTTAAGCACACTCACTGGTGCCACAGCGGAAGAAGCACCAGCAGAGACAGATGACGCTTCCGCCGAATAA
- a CDS encoding cytochrome c: MKRLSLFTICLIILVASWVFLEFVVGGLISVPIPGSVVAMYMGLVIIAILVHISVEDSLFREFLRPIHETLVDDRRRLRRRVIAVLIPLFLLGYTYSIIAQRANPPGSPRDAHPSPPLELTYKDEVIGTMQDVVNPFRHYEKDDPEAFKAHVENGRRVYHQNCFPCHGDHLDGQGHFASYLQPLPANFQDPGIIPNFQESFFFWRIAKGGPGLPAAGTPWDSAMPIWEDHLTKEEIWDVILFLSDYTGYQFRTFGEAH; this comes from the coding sequence ATGAAAAGATTGTCGCTCTTTACAATATGTCTCATAATTCTGGTCGCTTCTTGGGTCTTTCTGGAATTTGTCGTTGGGGGTCTCATATCCGTACCGATACCGGGTAGCGTGGTTGCGATGTATATGGGGTTGGTTATCATCGCGATCTTGGTGCATATCTCCGTTGAAGACTCGCTCTTTCGGGAGTTCTTGCGGCCAATCCATGAAACCCTGGTCGATGACAGACGGCGGCTCCGCCGACGCGTTATCGCTGTGTTAATCCCGCTGTTCCTGCTCGGCTATACCTACTCGATTATCGCCCAGCGCGCGAATCCGCCTGGAAGCCCGCGGGACGCACATCCATCGCCGCCCCTTGAATTAACGTACAAAGATGAAGTCATTGGCACGATGCAAGATGTCGTGAACCCCTTCCGGCACTATGAAAAGGACGATCCGGAGGCGTTCAAGGCACACGTCGAGAATGGAAGACGCGTCTATCATCAGAATTGTTTCCCCTGCCACGGAGATCATCTCGATGGGCAAGGACATTTTGCCTCGTATCTCCAGCCGCTACCCGCTAATTTCCAAGACCCGGGCATTATTCCTAACTTCCAAGAATCTTTCTTCTTTTGGCGAATTGCCAAAGGTGGACCCGGGCTACCCGCAGCTGGAACGCCTTGGGATTCCGCAATGCCTATTTGGGAAGACCACTTGACGAAGGAGGAAATTTGGGATGTTATCCTCTTTCTGTCTGACTACACCGGTTATCAATTCCGTACCTTTGGGGAGGCACACTAA
- a CDS encoding c-type cytochrome — protein MIFCLTQSVKSHGWLDNVLYFRSANLRCRFAAVVLFLILGVFSILTVVDAQNAPEASEKGKEVYEQSCAHCHGTEGRGDGAAAENLLPQPRDFTRGLYKIRSTESGELPTDQDLFDIITEGMPGSSMPGWETALSANDRWEVVAYIKTFHGGFKEREAPPREISLEGKIPYSQESVEIGKGLYTELGCVECHGNIGRGDGTSAPTLTDAWNFQTWPANLTQGWTYRGGSDAEDIFKRFIGGIAGSPMPAFEGDSFLNFGLTGGESDRLIELENKDEMTEAEEEESGQLYEKMDEAVNVALTRAEGTELTAAEQQMYDNAMKVVYEKSWHLANYVKSLMPEERPESAIGNNVLRSQYVQGELPTIDDTVWETSEASYFPLVGQIIVEPRQFNPTIDAINVKSFYNDTEVAFLFIWDDRTYTTDEIDEETGETLEDALAIQFPVKVPQGPTAPKPYFLGGGRLPVYLWHWKASAPEQVTELTAKGISSAEVQEVQADLQVKSAYTDGQYKLWVKRALKTEDKKDLQLDPGVFVPIAFSAWDGSNGDVDTKRTITSWYTFVLEPVPSSRRFVYPPLIAILSFGLLLGLRAAVQRRNS, from the coding sequence ATGATCTTTTGTCTGACGCAAAGCGTTAAATCACACGGTTGGTTAGACAACGTTCTTTACTTCAGATCCGCAAACCTCCGTTGTCGGTTTGCTGCGGTTGTGTTGTTTCTGATTTTAGGAGTGTTCTCCATACTTACGGTGGTGGACGCGCAGAACGCGCCGGAGGCTTCCGAGAAAGGAAAAGAAGTCTATGAGCAAAGCTGCGCACACTGCCACGGCACGGAAGGTCGAGGCGACGGTGCCGCTGCTGAAAATTTGCTCCCGCAACCCAGAGATTTCACACGTGGCTTGTATAAAATCCGTTCTACAGAAAGCGGGGAACTTCCGACTGACCAGGATCTCTTCGATATTATTACCGAAGGGATGCCGGGTTCGTCAATGCCCGGATGGGAAACTGCTCTAAGTGCTAATGATCGCTGGGAAGTCGTCGCTTATATTAAAACATTTCACGGTGGATTTAAAGAACGTGAGGCACCGCCCCGAGAAATTAGCTTGGAAGGGAAAATACCCTATTCTCAAGAAAGTGTTGAGATTGGAAAAGGACTTTACACAGAACTCGGTTGTGTGGAATGCCACGGTAACATCGGACGTGGGGATGGCACATCTGCGCCTACACTGACAGATGCTTGGAATTTCCAAACCTGGCCCGCAAATCTTACGCAAGGTTGGACTTATCGGGGTGGTTCTGATGCCGAAGACATCTTCAAACGGTTCATCGGCGGGATCGCCGGTTCACCAATGCCTGCCTTTGAAGGCGATAGTTTCCTGAATTTCGGACTAACGGGAGGTGAGTCTGACCGCCTCATTGAATTAGAGAACAAAGATGAAATGACTGAGGCGGAGGAGGAGGAATCCGGGCAGCTTTATGAAAAGATGGATGAGGCTGTTAACGTCGCTCTCACTCGAGCCGAAGGCACAGAGTTGACCGCAGCGGAACAGCAGATGTATGACAACGCAATGAAGGTCGTTTATGAAAAGAGTTGGCATCTGGCGAACTATGTGAAGTCGCTTATGCCTGAAGAACGTCCGGAATCTGCGATTGGCAATAACGTACTCCGATCGCAATATGTTCAAGGTGAATTGCCTACAATTGATGATACCGTTTGGGAAACGTCCGAAGCCAGCTATTTTCCACTCGTTGGGCAAATCATCGTTGAACCTCGGCAGTTTAACCCGACAATTGATGCCATAAACGTCAAATCGTTTTATAACGATACAGAGGTTGCCTTCCTCTTTATATGGGACGACCGAACATATACGACTGACGAAATAGACGAGGAAACAGGTGAGACCCTTGAAGACGCGCTGGCAATCCAATTTCCTGTTAAAGTGCCACAAGGACCGACCGCACCGAAACCTTATTTCTTAGGGGGCGGTAGACTCCCTGTCTATCTCTGGCACTGGAAAGCCTCCGCACCTGAGCAGGTAACGGAGCTGACAGCTAAGGGGATCAGCAGTGCTGAGGTCCAGGAAGTCCAAGCCGACCTGCAGGTGAAAAGTGCTTACACGGACGGTCAATATAAATTGTGGGTGAAACGTGCTTTGAAGACCGAAGACAAGAAAGACTTACAACTTGATCCCGGTGTTTTTGTCCCGATCGCCTTTTCTGCTTGGGATGGTTCAAACGGGGACGTTGACACAAAGCGGACGATAACGAGTTGGTATACTTTCGTTCTTGAACCCGTCCCCTCTTCAAGGCGATTCGTTTATCCGCCTTTGATCGCAATTCTTTCTTTCGGATTGCTTCTTGGTTTACGCGCAGCCGTGCAGCGGCGAAATTCGTAA
- a CDS encoding carboxypeptidase regulatory-like domain-containing protein, producing MKTYLLASLAILLVCCYVGTAFAADGDAEVEMLVFPDAYTASSVSNGGTISGVVKFEGDVPEMKMLEITKDQEVCAATEKYDESLVVGEGNVLKNTVVYLMDISQGKDFDKATKLEMDQKGCKFTPHVQIVPLGVRLTMLNNDRVNHNVHIFSSVNKPVNKQQTKNRRRMPLAAVKKAEGPVSVKCDIHGWMSAWIAYVPHPYFAVTNEKGEFTLEDVPAGTYKLGYWHEACGTNSAAPVSVTVEAGGTVTQDFALKLK from the coding sequence ATGAAAACCTATCTGTTAGCAAGTCTCGCGATACTTCTCGTGTGCTGTTATGTCGGTACTGCTTTTGCGGCTGATGGCGATGCGGAAGTGGAAATGTTAGTATTTCCAGATGCCTATACCGCTTCGAGCGTCAGCAATGGCGGCACAATTAGCGGCGTCGTGAAGTTTGAGGGAGACGTACCTGAAATGAAAATGCTCGAAATCACCAAGGACCAAGAGGTCTGTGCCGCCACCGAAAAGTACGATGAATCTCTGGTTGTCGGTGAAGGCAACGTTCTAAAAAATACCGTCGTTTATCTTATGGATATTTCGCAAGGTAAAGATTTCGACAAGGCTACCAAACTGGAAATGGACCAAAAGGGTTGTAAATTCACGCCGCATGTCCAGATTGTTCCGCTCGGTGTACGGTTAACGATGCTCAACAACGATAGAGTTAATCACAACGTCCATATCTTCAGTAGCGTCAACAAACCGGTTAACAAACAGCAGACGAAAAACCGTCGGAGAATGCCTCTCGCCGCAGTAAAGAAAGCGGAAGGTCCTGTGTCGGTAAAATGCGACATTCACGGTTGGATGTCCGCTTGGATTGCCTACGTACCGCATCCGTATTTCGCTGTGACGAACGAAAAGGGTGAGTTCACGCTTGAAGATGTTCCCGCAGGCACCTATAAACTCGGTTATTGGCATGAGGCTTGTGGCACGAATAGCGCAGCACCTGTTTCTGTTACTGTAGAGGCGGGTGGCACTGTCACGCAAGATTTCGCACTCAAATTAAAATAA
- a CDS encoding ATP-binding cassette domain-containing protein encodes MKNRLEVENLSHTYQTRRALNNVSFSVSAGEIFGLLGPNGSGKTTLFRILSTLIPVTSGTVRILGYDLSTEVKAIRHLLGVVFQHPGLDVKLTVTENLRHHGHLYGRSGKTLNCRIVELLERVNVSDRAADRVEVLSGGLQRRVEIAKAMLHSPRVLLLDEPTSGLDVTVRRQLNDDLRALADTEDILVLLTTHLLDDAEACNRVGILNNGSLVAIGAPDELKAQVGGDVILIESESNETLSTAIAQKFGVSPVLTGDHLRVECERGHEFVRDVVAAFPNEIRTVRFGKPTLEDVFIKLTGNPFV; translated from the coding sequence GTGAAAAACAGACTTGAGGTCGAAAATCTTTCGCATACCTATCAGACACGACGCGCACTTAATAATGTGAGTTTTAGTGTGTCTGCTGGCGAAATTTTTGGACTCCTCGGACCAAACGGAAGTGGGAAAACAACCCTTTTTAGGATCCTTTCCACACTCATACCGGTAACATCCGGCACCGTTCGGATTCTCGGATATGATTTAAGCACCGAAGTAAAGGCAATTCGCCACCTCTTAGGTGTTGTTTTTCAGCATCCGGGATTAGATGTCAAACTCACTGTCACTGAGAATTTACGGCATCACGGGCATCTCTATGGACGCTCGGGTAAAACCCTGAACTGTCGGATTGTTGAACTCCTTGAAAGGGTCAATGTCTCCGACAGGGCAGCAGACCGCGTTGAAGTCCTATCTGGCGGTTTGCAAAGGCGGGTCGAAATTGCAAAAGCCATGCTCCATTCCCCACGTGTACTGCTCCTTGACGAGCCGACCAGTGGATTGGATGTAACTGTCCGTAGGCAGCTCAACGACGATCTCCGCGCGCTTGCAGATACGGAAGATATCCTCGTTCTCCTCACAACGCATCTGTTGGATGATGCGGAGGCTTGCAACCGGGTCGGTATCTTGAATAACGGCAGCTTGGTCGCTATCGGAGCACCTGATGAACTCAAGGCGCAAGTCGGTGGTGATGTTATTCTCATAGAGAGTGAATCTAACGAAACTCTCTCCACCGCAATTGCCCAAAAGTTCGGCGTTTCACCGGTGTTAACGGGCGACCACCTCCGTGTGGAATGTGAACGAGGACATGAATTCGTTCGAGATGTCGTTGCCGCATTTCCAAATGAGATTCGGACAGTGCGATTCGGAAAACCGACATTGGAGGACGTATTCATAAAGTTGACCGGAAACCCATTCGTATAG
- a CDS encoding ABC transporter permease — translation MRPIATIWWREIIRFYRQRSRLFSAIAQPLVFWILIGSGLSASFQPSGVVSGPGYIEYFYPGIVVLVLLFTSIFATISVVNDRREGFLQGVLVAPVPRWRIVLAQALGGTTLALLQGVLLLILAPITGIRFGVASLFITLGVMTLLAFGLTNLGLLIAWRMDSTQGFHAIMNLLLIPIWLLSGAFFPSTGVPGWLAWTMKFNPLTYGLAAFRHSLYLDTTVKAFGDGPSWILSMLITSLFCILTYVGATLIASTQTN, via the coding sequence ATGAGACCGATTGCAACGATATGGTGGCGCGAAATCATCAGGTTTTATCGACAACGGAGTCGGCTCTTCAGTGCTATCGCACAACCCTTGGTGTTTTGGATTCTCATCGGTAGCGGCTTGAGCGCTTCTTTTCAACCTTCTGGTGTCGTGAGTGGACCCGGTTATATCGAATACTTTTATCCGGGTATCGTCGTTTTAGTCTTGCTTTTTACGTCCATTTTCGCTACAATTTCTGTCGTAAATGATCGACGTGAAGGCTTCTTGCAAGGTGTACTCGTCGCTCCTGTCCCAAGGTGGCGGATTGTCCTTGCCCAAGCGTTAGGGGGGACAACGTTAGCCCTCTTACAAGGCGTGCTGCTCCTAATACTCGCACCCATAACAGGCATTCGATTCGGTGTGGCATCGCTCTTTATCACCCTCGGCGTGATGACGCTTTTAGCGTTTGGCTTGACAAACTTGGGACTGCTTATCGCGTGGCGGATGGACTCGACGCAAGGGTTCCATGCAATTATGAATCTCCTGCTAATTCCGATATGGCTCCTTTCCGGCGCGTTTTTTCCGAGTACGGGTGTCCCCGGTTGGTTAGCATGGACAATGAAATTCAATCCACTAACGTATGGGCTCGCAGCCTTTCGGCACAGCCTCTACCTTGACACCACTGTAAAAGCATTTGGAGACGGACCATCTTGGATACTCTCTATGCTGATTACCAGTCTATTTTGTATTTTGACGTACGTAGGAGCAACGCTTATCGCGTCTACACAAACGAATTAA
- the coxB gene encoding cytochrome c oxidase subunit II, which produces MLRWLPDNVSTFGQGVDNLFYAIYYITLVTLILVIGTLIVFLIKYRHREGHKAEYIEGSTTLEITWTAATTVIVFGLAMFSYPQWNNIKSPTQFPENPDVVVQVSGKQFNWDMTYPGPDNEFGTDDDLTLENELHVPVNAVVHIRLTAVDVIHSFFVPELRLKQDALPGRFIDVWFEAIKAGRYEIPCAELCGFGHSGMLGYLNVHAQTDYDAWLQERWPQ; this is translated from the coding sequence ATGCTTCGATGGCTCCCTGATAACGTATCAACGTTCGGGCAAGGCGTTGATAACCTCTTTTACGCAATTTATTACATTACGCTCGTTACACTAATCCTTGTGATTGGAACCCTTATTGTTTTCCTGATTAAATATCGCCATCGGGAAGGTCATAAGGCGGAATACATCGAAGGCAGCACAACGCTTGAAATCACTTGGACAGCTGCTACGACTGTGATTGTCTTTGGGCTTGCAATGTTCAGTTACCCACAGTGGAATAATATTAAGTCGCCCACACAATTTCCTGAGAATCCAGATGTTGTCGTTCAAGTTAGCGGAAAACAGTTCAACTGGGATATGACGTACCCTGGACCCGATAACGAATTTGGTACGGATGATGACTTGACATTGGAAAATGAGCTGCATGTACCTGTCAACGCGGTCGTGCATATCCGGTTAACCGCTGTGGATGTCATTCACAGTTTTTTTGTGCCGGAATTAAGGCTCAAACAAGACGCATTGCCCGGTCGGTTTATTGATGTCTGGTTTGAGGCGATAAAGGCAGGACGCTATGAAATTCCATGTGCTGAACTCTGTGGATTCGGACATTCTGGAATGCTGGGATACCTCAATGTGCATGCGCAAACGGACTACGATGCCTGGCTACAAGAAAGATGGCCTCAGTAG